The window GACAGCCTAGTTGCGTCAGAGCCCATACGTGGGGGGTTATATCGGACTACGCTGGGGGCAAGAACCCGGAATCACCCTGACAAACGCATACGAATCCAAGGAGCACACAGATCATGAGCGGTGAAGTCCTCATCTACGATGCAGTTCTGGACCCCGACAAGGATGATCTCGCCGCCCGTTACGCCGGCATCGTCACCCTGCTGGGCAGCTACCGCCTGGTCGATCCGGAAGGGGAGGTCGGCATCGAGGTGCTCATCGGCTCCGATCTGGACGGCCGCGGAGTGCAGCTGCCCCTCACCTACCGTTCCGCCGAGCTGGACCCGGCGCACACCCTCACCGAGATGGACCACAGCGTGCTCGGTCGCCGCTGGGTGTCCAACGCCCTCGGTGACCCGGTGGCCGTCACCCAGCTGATCCGCACCATCCTCGAGGGCGACGACGGCGCCACCCGTTCCGACGGTGTGCCCGCCGCCCTGGACATCCGCGGCTCCGGCAAGCAGGAGAAGGTCGAGATCACCAACCTCAAGCTCACCGAGGTCACCCGCCAGCGTGCCGTCGGCCACGCGAAGTTCGACGGCCAGACCCGCAACTTCCAGCTGCTGATCCCGCATCTGCTGCGCCGCCTCAACCGCGCCGGCGTCGACGCGGACACCGCCCGCCTGCACCTGGTCGGGTGGCTGCCCTCCATGCCGGAGAAGCAGCGCGTGTGCGCGGAGCTGAGCATCCGCGATTAGTCCCCCCGACCTGACTGTGGCCCGTCCCTCCTCAGGGTGGCGGGCCACAGTTGCGTCTACCAGATGGTCACGCGCTCGTCAGGACGGATCCACATGCCGGATTCCTCGGTGACCTCGGGGAAGGCCTCGTAGAACTCCGCGATGTTCGCGGCGATGACGTTGCAGCGGAACTCGGCGGGGGAGTGGGGGTCGATGGCCAGGTACTGCTGCGCCATCTCCGGGCGGATGGCGGTGCGCCACACGCGGGCCCAGGACAGGAACAGCCGCTGCAGGCCGTTGAACTCACGTCCGGCCAGCTCCGGGGAGGCGTTCTCGACCTCGAAGGGCAGGACCGGGGAGGTCTCGAACGTCAGGTCCCGGTCCGCCAGGTAGCGGCGGTACGCGACGACCGCGATGCCCAGACCACCCAGGTCGCCGATGTTCTCGCCGAGGGTGAACTCGCCGTTGACGCCCTCGGACTCGATGCCCGCCTGCCGCAGCACCGACGGGATCAGGCCGGTGAACTGGCCGACCAGCTTGTCGGTGAGCTCGGTGAACGCCGCGCGGTCCTCGTCGGTCCACCAGGACTGCAGGTTGCCGTGGCCGTCGTACTGGGAACCCTGGTCGTCGAAGCCGTGGCCGATCTCGTGGCCGATGACGGCGCCGATCGCGCCGAAGTTCTCGGCGGCGTCCATGTCGGGGGAGTAGAACGGCGGGCGCAGGATGGCGGCGGGGAAGGTGATGTCGTTGACCACCGGGTTGTAGAACGCGTTGACGGTCTGCGGGGTGGAGAACCACTCGTCGCGGTCCGCCGGCTTACCGATCTTGTTGAGCTCGTAGTCCTGCAGGAACGCCGACGCCGCCCGCACGTTGTCGAGCAGGTCCGCGCCCTCCGCGGAGAAGTCCAGGCCCTCGTAGGAGCGCCACACGTCCGGGTAGCCGATCTTCGCCTTGAACTGGTCGAGCTTCTCCAGCGCCCGGCCCCGCGTCTCGGCGGTCATCCACGGCAGGTCCGTGATGCGCTCGCGGTACGCCTCCACGAGGTACCCGACGAGCTCGAGCATCTCGTCCTTGGAG of the Corynebacterium humireducens NBRC 106098 = DSM 45392 genome contains:
- a CDS encoding CG0192 family protein, encoding MSGEVLIYDAVLDPDKDDLAARYAGIVTLLGSYRLVDPEGEVGIEVLIGSDLDGRGVQLPLTYRSAELDPAHTLTEMDHSVLGRRWVSNALGDPVAVTQLIRTILEGDDGATRSDGVPAALDIRGSGKQEKVEITNLKLTEVTRQRAVGHAKFDGQTRNFQLLIPHLLRRLNRAGVDADTARLHLVGWLPSMPEKQRVCAELSIRD
- a CDS encoding M13 family metallopeptidase, which translates into the protein MNDLYAYVNGPWLAAHVIPEDRGVDGTFHKLRDDAEADVRDIIETDTGRAGTLFRSFMDVEGVNAAGMAPLDADLDLLSAPDAAAFAVRLGELERLGVAAPLTFWVEKDSDSEDAVAYLIQSGLGLPDEAYYREPQHATVVAAYRRHVVDMLGFLDPVRLFGLSPEVATERIVALETEIAAGHWDVVSTRDAVKTYNPVSFDSLPGVIRGLLVGTGLPEQRLVSMMPSYVEHLASLLTDDRLADWQLWATWHILRSRAGVLPEEVGEKNFEFYGTLLSGATQQRDRWKRGVSLVESLVGQEVGRIFVEKHFPASSKDEMLELVGYLVEAYRERITDLPWMTAETRGRALEKLDQFKAKIGYPDVWRSYEGLDFSAEGADLLDNVRAASAFLQDYELNKIGKPADRDEWFSTPQTVNAFYNPVVNDITFPAAILRPPFYSPDMDAAENFGAIGAVIGHEIGHGFDDQGSQYDGHGNLQSWWTDEDRAAFTELTDKLVGQFTGLIPSVLRQAGIESEGVNGEFTLGENIGDLGGLGIAVVAYRRYLADRDLTFETSPVLPFEVENASPELAGREFNGLQRLFLSWARVWRTAIRPEMAQQYLAIDPHSPAEFRCNVIAANIAEFYEAFPEVTEESGMWIRPDERVTIW